GGGCGCGGGCGGCGCAGGCGGACTGGGCGGCGCGGCCGGTGGCGGAGCGGTCGGCGATCTTCGCCCGCTATCGCGATCTGGTGGTGGCCGAGCGCGAATACCTCATGGACATCATTCAGGCGGAGACCGGTAAGGCGCGCTGGGCGGCCCAGGAGGAGGTGATGGGCCTGATGTTCGCGGCCCGCTACTTCGCCCGGGTCGCGCCGCAACTGCTCGCGCCGCGCGGTGTGCCCGGCGCGTTCGCGATCCTGAACCGGGCGTCGGTGCGGACCCAGCCCAAGGGTGTGGTCGGGGTGATCGCGCCGTGGAACTACCCGATGCTGCTGTCCATAGGCGATTCGATTCCGGCGCTGCTGGCCGGGAACGCGGTGGTGGTGAAGCCGGACAGCCAGACCCCGTATTCGTCGCTGGTGCACGTGGATCTGCTGCAGCGGGCGGGGTTGCCGCGGGATCTGCTGCAGGTGGTGCCCGGACCCGGGTCGAAGGTGGGCACCGCGATCGTGGACGCCTGCGACTATCTGATGTTCACCGGATCCTCGGACACCGGCCGCGTCCTCGCGCAGCAGTGCGGGCGGCGGCTGATCGGATTCTCCGCGGAACTCGGCGGCAAGAATCCGATGATCGTCACCCGCGGCGCGGATCTGGACAAGGCCGCGAAAGCCGCTGTGCGGGCATGTTTCTCCAATGCCGGGCAGCTGTGTATCTCGATCGAGCGGCTGTATGTCGAACGGGCGGTGGCCGAGGAGTTCACGACCAAGTTCGTCGCCGCGGTGCAGGCGGCGAAACTCGGTGCGGCCTACGATCATTCGGCCGATATCGGCAGCCTGATCTCCGAGGCGCAGGTGGAGACGGTGGCCAAGCACGTCGCCGACGCCACCTCCAAGGGCGCCAAGGTGCTCGCGGGCGGGCATGCGCGTCCCGACATCGGTCCGCTGTTCTTCGAGCCGACCGTGCTGGCCGAGGTCACCGACGAGATGGAGTGCGGCCGCAACGAGACCTTCGGCCCGCTGGTGTCGATCTATCCGGTCGCCGACGTGGAGGAGGCGATCGCCCGCGCCAACGACACCGAGTACGGCCTCAACGCCAGCGTCTGGGCGGCGACCAAATCCGACGGCGAACGCATCGCCGCGCGCCTACACGCCGGAACCGTCTGCGTCGACGAGGGATACGCCCCCGCCTGGGGCAGCACCAGCGCACCGATGGGCGGCATGGGCATCTCCGGCGTCGGCCGCCGCCACGGCCCCGACGGGTTGCTCAAGTTCACCGAGCCGCAGACCGTGGTCGTCACCCGGTTCCTGAACCTGGACGCGCCCTTCGGTTTTTCGCAGCAGCGCTGGCAGCAGGTGCTGATGCTGGTCGCCCGCGGCCAGCGGTTCCTCCCGGGACGCTGATCGTCGGGCGTCGGCGCCGCGGTGCGAGATGCGCTGCGGCGCAGCACCGGAAGCGGCTACCGCCCGATGCCGGGCTCGAAGGCGAGCTGTTTGCTCAACGTCGTCCGCACCGGTGACCGCTCGACCCGTTCCATGACTGCGGCCCGATGGCGCTCGTACTCCGGGTCGAGATCGAGCTCGTACCGGAAGGTGGTCGTGACATCCGCCCGATCGAGCTCGACCCGCACCCGAACCTCCGCCTCCGGCGCCCCCGCCTCGACCAGTGCCATCCGCGCCGAAATGGTCATACACGAGGCCAACGCCGCCTCCAGCAACTCGTGCGGCCGCATCCCCGCACTCCCGCCGACACCGTTCTTCTCGGTATCGGCGGCCCCTTCGTTCTCCCCGGCCCGCAATTGCACCTGCCACGGCGTCGAAATCGACGTCGCCTCAACCATTCTGCCCACCTCGTTTCGCCGGTAACGGAACGAGTCTACGGAAACCGGCTACAGAATGAGATTCGCGTCTTACGTTCTGAGACTCGGGAGGAATGGCCGGTGCATGAGTTGTTCCCAGAGGTCACGCCGAACCGCGTCCCAGAGCGCCGATAGCTCCGGCAGTTGCTCACGGGCGCGGGCCAAATCGGGAAGGCGGCCGGGCGCGAAGGACACCAGCGGTATCCCGTCGGCGCTGCTGGAAATGGAGATGATCGTGATCCGGCACCGTCTCAGCTGCCACACCACCTGCATCCCGTCCAGCTCGGTCCGATGAACCTCATCCGGGAACACAGCCGCCTACCTCCGACCGAAAAACATGACAGTAAAACCGACCACCAGTTTCCTCCTGCCAATCGCCGACGGAAATCCTTGAACCCCAGCCTGATTGCAGGGCCCCCACAGCTTGCGCTCCTCGCCCGCCCATCGACAGCGTTGCGCTGTTGACAGCTGTTGCCAACTTTCTCAACACCGGTCGCAACTGCATTACCGTGCGCAAAGGTGGTAGGGGTGGAGGATCGGCGGGCGTTCGGCGGTTCAGCCGTCTCGGTGGCGGGCCCAGTTGTCGGCGTTGGCTTTTGCCTCGCCGACGGTGCGGGCCGAGGATTCTCGCAGGAGGGTGCCGTCGGGGCGGGCTATGCGCCAGGAGCAGGTGGTGGGGGTGGTGGCCCGGACCCGGGCCTGGATTTCGTCGCGGTCTTTCGACAGCCACCATTCTCGTTCGTCGCCCTGGAGCAGCCAGCCGTCGGTGGCGTCTTCGGGGCGGATGGGGCCGTAGGGGGCTTTCGTGTGGCGGGCCACCGCGCCGGATCCGGCGTAGGTGTGCATGTCGTCGACCGTGACGACGGTGAAATCGGCGAGTTCGCCGGGGATTTCGGGGCGGTCGAAGTGGAGGAGGTTGGGAGTGAGGACCGCCTCGGCGCCGAGGCGATCCACCGCGGTGCGCAGCCGCAGCACCGGGCGATCGGTCCACGCGCCGACCGCCAGGATCTTGGCGAGGTGGTAGCCCGATCGTTGCGCGACGGTGCGCAGGCGCTCCTCGTCCCACTGTCTGCGCACGCCGGAGACATCGCGGTGCAGGAAGCCGACGGCCACCCGATCCCGGGATCCACTCTCGTTCACGCTGCGCCTCTTCCCGATTCATCGCCTGGAAGCACCCGCCGCCGGGGAGCCGTGGGTGTAGGGCTCACCGCGCCGCGGGGGGTACCCGACGGCGGGGCTGCTCACAGCATGCGGTGCGGGGGCGGTCGGCGGTAGCGTTCCGCTGTTGACAACTGTTGCCAATTCGCCGATTCGGCTCGGCAACACCTCGGCATCAGCGACCGAACAGCCGATCCACCCAGCTGGAGACGTCATCGTAGGAGGCGGCGAGCACGCCGCGGTGGTCGGCGCCGGGATAGGTGCGGTACGCCACCGGCTGTCCGGTCAGTTGCTGCTGGGCGACCATGGCGTCGGTGGTCAGCGGGAACACGGTGGTGTCCGCGCGGCCCTGCACCACCAGCAGCGGCCGCGTGAAAGTCAGTGGGCTGGGGTCGTTGTCGTCGAGCACCCGGGTCAGGTCGGCGGTGTCGGCGGGCGTGGTGAACACCTCGCCCGGACGCAGGCCGCCCCACGAATCCGGCTCGCGCAGCTGGCCGATGCATCGGTCGTCGGCCTGGGAGAGCAGCGAAAGCGCCTCGGGCGTCAGGAATTTCGCCGGATCGATGGGCGTGACGG
The Nocardia terpenica genome window above contains:
- a CDS encoding succinic semialdehyde dehydrogenase, giving the protein MPVPEAGVFERLRGFAAVDSAREHDSRAISEVFTGRPLGTVPIGTAEDVTAAFARARAAQADWAARPVAERSAIFARYRDLVVAEREYLMDIIQAETGKARWAAQEEVMGLMFAARYFARVAPQLLAPRGVPGAFAILNRASVRTQPKGVVGVIAPWNYPMLLSIGDSIPALLAGNAVVVKPDSQTPYSSLVHVDLLQRAGLPRDLLQVVPGPGSKVGTAIVDACDYLMFTGSSDTGRVLAQQCGRRLIGFSAELGGKNPMIVTRGADLDKAAKAAVRACFSNAGQLCISIERLYVERAVAEEFTTKFVAAVQAAKLGAAYDHSADIGSLISEAQVETVAKHVADATSKGAKVLAGGHARPDIGPLFFEPTVLAEVTDEMECGRNETFGPLVSIYPVADVEEAIARANDTEYGLNASVWAATKSDGERIAARLHAGTVCVDEGYAPAWGSTSAPMGGMGISGVGRRHGPDGLLKFTEPQTVVVTRFLNLDAPFGFSQQRWQQVLMLVARGQRFLPGR
- a CDS encoding OsmC family protein produces the protein MVEATSISTPWQVQLRAGENEGAADTEKNGVGGSAGMRPHELLEAALASCMTISARMALVEAGAPEAEVRVRVELDRADVTTTFRYELDLDPEYERHRAAVMERVERSPVRTTLSKQLAFEPGIGR